From the genome of Pukyongia salina, one region includes:
- a CDS encoding DUF4249 family protein has translation MSFLLLMVSCQEVIDVDLPTEEPRLIIDALVRVDTNEAFTKVTVKVSETSSFFESIPAANLQQITLTNLDLPGGGINPPVLIEETPGSGIYSKVFDTDFLTQGSLFLQIDFEDEFYVATARFVPAVPIDNLVQGDGILFDEDDTEVIVTFTDSDERDDFYLFDFDFGNYLVTEDEFYQGQQFAFSYFYDEALAVGDTLNISIMGVDEDFYTYMDQLILQSEEDFGPFETPALTVRGNFINATNIDNNNNFDNLNDINNFALGYFAIVQEYKETLVVQE, from the coding sequence ATGAGTTTTCTTCTTTTGATGGTCTCCTGTCAGGAGGTGATAGATGTGGACCTACCTACCGAGGAGCCCAGGCTTATTATCGACGCCTTAGTGCGTGTAGATACTAACGAAGCTTTTACGAAGGTTACGGTGAAAGTAAGTGAAACAAGTTCTTTCTTCGAGTCTATTCCGGCCGCCAACCTGCAGCAGATCACCCTTACTAATCTCGACCTACCAGGAGGAGGCATCAACCCTCCGGTACTAATTGAGGAAACACCGGGTTCGGGTATATACAGTAAAGTATTCGACACCGATTTTCTCACTCAAGGCAGCCTTTTTTTGCAAATAGATTTTGAAGACGAATTTTATGTGGCAACTGCCAGGTTTGTGCCTGCCGTTCCAATAGACAATTTGGTGCAGGGAGACGGAATTTTATTCGATGAGGATGACACCGAGGTTATTGTAACCTTTACAGATTCTGATGAGCGTGACGATTTCTACCTTTTCGATTTTGACTTCGGAAATTACCTTGTCACCGAAGACGAATTTTATCAGGGGCAGCAGTTCGCATTCTCATACTTTTACGATGAGGCCCTGGCCGTGGGAGATACATTAAATATTTCTATCATGGGAGTGGATGAAGATTTTTACACGTATATGGACCAGCTTATCCTTCAGAGTGAAGAGGATTTTGGTCCGTTTGAAACACCAGCCCTAACGGTTAGAGGGAATTTTATCAATGCCACGAATATTGATAATAATAACAACTTCGATAATCTTAACGACATCAATAATTTCGCGCTGGGATACTTTGCGATAGTTCAGGAATACAAAGAAACCCTGGTGGTCCAGGAATAA
- a CDS encoding TonB-dependent receptor, translating into MKIVAFSLFVLLSTFGFSQQKYTLSGTVLEEETGETLIGVNVIIPELRTGAITNEYGFYSITLPEGTYDVTYSGLGLETQVVTIQLTENLRRNISLANDAEQLDEVIIEADVERASIKAPQMSVNTLSAETIKNIPVVLGEADVVKSILLLPGVTNAGEASSGFNVRGGAADQNLILLDEATIFNSSHLFGFFSVFNPDAIKDVKLFKGGIPSRYGGRLSSVLEIFQKEGNSKELKINGGIGAVASRLLAEGPIVKDKAAFLVGGRASYAHLFLPLFNIDNSAYFYDLNTKINYRINEKNNIFLSGYFGRDLFSINDSFVNVYGNALVNFRWNHIFSDKLFSNLSVIYSDYYYGLELDFVGFEWNSGIQNFNIKYDLKHYMSDKLQINYGINNIYYVFNPGKIQPNNPESGILEEQLIKKYANEFAAYVDVEHTLTNKLRVQYGLRLSHFIRFGQEELNVYENNNPIEFDPFLLIYKAAEPIAVSNPGRSGQLASYTNLEPRVSLSYTFNDDVSVKASYTRIAQYLHLLSNTSSPTPLDVWTPSGPFVEPQLLDQFAFGFFKNMWDREFTLETEVFYKDIQNRVDYIDGANLIANNAIEQVILNGEARAYGWEFLFRKNTGDLQGWIAYTLSKSEQRTPARNSEEIGINNGQWYNTPYDKTHDIALYGNYRLNETWSFNSNFVFQTGQPTNFPIGQFEFQGLVIPYYGLRNSTRLPNYHRLDVAATLTPRKNKGRNWQSEWVFSIYNVYNRMNSASINFRQNQDTGINEAVRTSIFGIVPSVTYNFKF; encoded by the coding sequence TTGAAAATAGTTGCGTTCTCGCTTTTTGTCCTGCTCTCTACATTTGGTTTTTCTCAACAAAAATATACCCTAAGTGGTACGGTACTAGAAGAAGAGACAGGTGAAACCCTTATTGGGGTTAACGTGATTATTCCCGAATTACGCACTGGCGCGATAACCAACGAATACGGATTTTATTCTATCACCTTACCGGAAGGCACCTACGATGTAACGTATAGCGGTCTGGGTTTGGAAACCCAAGTGGTCACTATTCAATTAACAGAAAATTTGCGGAGAAACATTAGCCTGGCTAATGATGCCGAACAACTCGATGAAGTTATAATCGAAGCCGATGTGGAGCGTGCCAGCATAAAAGCGCCACAGATGAGTGTAAATACCCTGAGTGCCGAAACCATAAAGAATATCCCTGTGGTACTGGGAGAGGCCGATGTGGTGAAGTCTATACTATTACTTCCAGGAGTTACCAATGCAGGCGAAGCCTCCTCAGGCTTTAATGTGAGAGGCGGAGCGGCAGATCAGAATCTGATCCTACTGGACGAGGCTACTATTTTTAACTCGTCGCATCTCTTCGGTTTTTTCTCTGTATTTAATCCAGACGCCATCAAGGACGTAAAACTCTTTAAAGGTGGCATTCCATCCCGATATGGCGGGCGACTTTCTTCGGTTCTAGAAATATTTCAGAAGGAAGGTAACAGCAAAGAACTAAAAATTAATGGAGGAATTGGAGCGGTAGCAAGCAGACTCCTGGCAGAAGGGCCGATAGTTAAGGATAAAGCAGCCTTCCTTGTTGGTGGTCGGGCGTCCTATGCTCATTTATTCCTACCACTTTTCAATATAGACAACAGTGCATATTTCTACGATCTAAACACAAAGATCAACTACCGAATCAACGAGAAGAATAATATTTTCTTATCTGGTTACTTCGGAAGGGACCTGTTTAGTATCAACGACAGTTTTGTGAATGTGTATGGGAACGCCCTGGTGAATTTTAGATGGAACCATATTTTTTCGGATAAATTATTCTCTAACCTGTCTGTGATCTATTCGGATTATTATTATGGCTTAGAGCTTGATTTTGTGGGCTTCGAATGGAATTCGGGTATTCAGAATTTCAACATCAAATACGACCTGAAGCACTACATGTCTGATAAGCTCCAAATTAACTACGGAATCAATAACATATACTACGTGTTTAACCCGGGAAAGATACAACCCAACAATCCGGAATCGGGTATACTGGAAGAACAGCTGATAAAAAAATACGCCAATGAGTTTGCCGCGTATGTGGATGTGGAACATACGTTGACCAATAAACTTCGCGTTCAATACGGACTCCGACTGAGTCATTTTATCCGTTTCGGGCAGGAAGAGCTAAATGTATACGAAAATAACAATCCGATTGAATTTGATCCCTTCCTTCTTATTTATAAAGCGGCAGAACCCATAGCAGTTTCTAATCCCGGCAGGAGTGGACAGCTGGCATCCTATACCAATCTGGAACCCAGGGTTTCACTCTCTTATACCTTCAACGACGATGTATCTGTAAAAGCCAGCTACACCCGAATTGCACAATACCTGCACTTATTGAGTAATACCAGCTCTCCCACCCCTCTGGATGTCTGGACTCCCAGTGGCCCCTTTGTGGAACCTCAATTACTCGACCAATTTGCCTTCGGATTTTTTAAGAATATGTGGGACAGGGAGTTTACGCTGGAAACCGAAGTATTCTACAAAGACATTCAAAACCGCGTGGATTATATAGACGGAGCCAACCTTATCGCTAATAACGCCATCGAACAGGTGATCCTCAATGGAGAAGCAAGAGCGTATGGCTGGGAATTTCTTTTCAGAAAAAATACAGGAGATCTGCAAGGTTGGATAGCATATACCCTGTCTAAATCTGAACAGCGAACTCCTGCACGAAATTCAGAAGAGATTGGGATAAACAATGGACAATGGTACAATACCCCCTACGACAAGACCCACGATATCGCCCTTTACGGTAATTATAGATTAAACGAAACATGGAGTTTCAATAGTAATTTTGTGTTTCAAACGGGGCAGCCCACAAATTTTCCTATCGGGCAATTCGAATTCCAGGGCCTGGTGATCCCATATTACGGACTGAGAAATTCCACTCGCCTACCCAATTATCATCGGCTGGATGTAGCCGCAACGCTAACTCCTCGAAAGAACAAAGGACGTAATTGGCAATCGGAATGGGTTTTCAGCATTTATAATGTATATAACAGAATGAATTCGGCATCGATTAATTTCAGACAAAATCAGGATACAGGGATCAATGAGGCCGTGAGGACCTCAATATTTGGTATTGTTCCTTCGGTAACCTATAACTTTAAGTTCTAG
- a CDS encoding NADP-dependent isocitrate dehydrogenase, whose protein sequence is MTKAAKIIYTMTDEAPFLATHSLLPIIEAYTAPSDIKIETRDISLAGRILANFPDYLNEDQRVSDALTELGNLAKQPEANIIKLPNISASIPQLIAAIEELQQKGYALPDYPDEPVTEEEKKIKATYDKIKGSAVNPVLREGNSDRRAPKAVKNYAKKNPHSMGAWSKDSKTHVATMSHGDFMHNEKSVTIKDLGSISIIHTDNSGNQTFLKKDMPVQAGEIIDGTVMQKKELISFLEAQVKDAKEKDVLFSLHMKATMMKVSDPIIFGHAVRVYFAELFEKHAETFEKLGVDVNNGFGDLINDLDKLPENERMEILSDIEHIYETNPDLAMVNSDKGITNLHVPSDVIIDASMPAMIRNSGQMWDKNGDTRDTKAVIPDSSYAGVYQATIDFCKEHGAFDPRTMGTVPNVGLMAQKAEEYGSHDKTFEIQLDGKITVLDQDLNTLMEHEVSKGDIWRMCQVKDLPVQDWVKLAVSRARATNVPAVFWLDEERAHDAELIKKVNKYLPQHNTDGLEIKILAPEKATRYTLERVKEGKDTISVTGNVLRDYLTDLFPILELGTSAKMLSIVPLMNGGGLFETGAGGSAPKHVQQFVEEGHLRWDSLGEFLALAVSLEHLGSTFDNAKAILLSQTLDEATEKLLENKKGPSRKVNELDNRGSHFYLAMYWAEALANQDEDGALKERFTPVAEALKQNEDKIVSELNAAQGKPVNIDGYYWPDANLVNREMRASATFNYILESIE, encoded by the coding sequence ATGACCAAAGCTGCGAAGATCATTTATACTATGACGGACGAAGCCCCGTTCCTTGCCACCCACTCCCTACTTCCAATTATTGAAGCATACACCGCACCTTCCGATATAAAGATCGAAACCCGGGATATATCATTAGCCGGAAGAATCCTGGCAAATTTCCCCGATTATTTAAATGAAGATCAACGTGTAAGCGATGCGCTCACCGAATTAGGTAACCTCGCTAAACAACCGGAGGCCAACATCATTAAACTTCCTAACATTAGCGCATCGATCCCGCAGCTGATCGCAGCCATAGAAGAACTTCAACAAAAAGGATATGCTTTGCCCGATTACCCGGATGAGCCGGTAACCGAGGAAGAAAAAAAGATAAAGGCTACCTACGACAAAATAAAGGGAAGTGCCGTAAATCCTGTATTGAGGGAAGGGAATAGTGATAGACGCGCGCCCAAAGCAGTAAAAAACTACGCCAAAAAGAATCCGCACAGCATGGGCGCCTGGAGTAAGGATTCGAAAACTCATGTGGCCACAATGTCGCATGGCGATTTTATGCATAATGAGAAGTCGGTTACCATAAAGGATCTGGGAAGTATCTCAATAATTCATACCGATAATTCTGGAAATCAGACCTTTTTAAAGAAAGACATGCCGGTGCAAGCAGGTGAGATCATAGATGGAACTGTTATGCAAAAAAAGGAATTGATCTCTTTTTTGGAAGCTCAGGTTAAGGATGCCAAAGAGAAGGATGTACTTTTTTCATTGCATATGAAGGCTACGATGATGAAGGTGAGCGACCCGATAATTTTTGGGCATGCGGTACGAGTTTATTTTGCCGAATTATTCGAAAAGCACGCCGAAACATTCGAGAAACTAGGTGTAGACGTAAACAACGGCTTTGGAGACCTCATCAACGACCTGGACAAACTGCCGGAAAATGAACGAATGGAGATCCTAAGTGATATCGAACATATTTACGAAACCAATCCAGACTTAGCAATGGTGAACAGCGACAAGGGTATTACCAACTTGCACGTTCCCAGCGATGTGATCATCGATGCCTCTATGCCGGCTATGATCCGTAATTCGGGACAGATGTGGGACAAGAATGGGGATACACGAGATACCAAAGCTGTAATTCCGGATAGTAGTTATGCAGGGGTTTACCAGGCTACCATCGACTTCTGTAAGGAACACGGTGCTTTCGATCCACGAACCATGGGTACGGTTCCCAATGTAGGACTTATGGCTCAAAAAGCCGAAGAATATGGTTCGCACGATAAAACCTTCGAAATTCAATTAGACGGAAAGATCACCGTCCTGGACCAGGATCTCAACACGCTTATGGAACATGAGGTTTCTAAAGGTGATATCTGGCGAATGTGCCAGGTTAAGGATCTACCTGTGCAGGACTGGGTTAAACTGGCAGTGAGCAGGGCCAGAGCAACCAATGTTCCAGCAGTGTTCTGGCTGGACGAAGAGCGCGCTCATGATGCTGAATTAATAAAAAAGGTAAATAAATACCTGCCTCAACATAATACCGACGGACTGGAAATAAAAATTCTAGCTCCGGAAAAAGCTACACGCTACACCCTGGAAAGAGTAAAAGAAGGAAAGGATACTATTTCAGTTACAGGTAATGTACTACGCGATTACCTTACAGACCTCTTCCCTATCCTGGAATTAGGAACCAGTGCCAAAATGCTGTCTATTGTTCCATTGATGAATGGCGGCGGACTTTTTGAAACCGGTGCCGGAGGATCGGCTCCCAAGCACGTACAGCAGTTTGTTGAAGAGGGGCATTTACGATGGGATTCGCTGGGCGAATTCCTCGCATTGGCCGTTTCCTTAGAGCACCTGGGCTCTACTTTCGATAATGCCAAGGCGATCTTACTATCGCAAACCCTGGATGAAGCCACCGAAAAACTCCTGGAAAATAAAAAAGGTCCTTCACGAAAAGTGAACGAACTGGATAACCGCGGAAGTCACTTTTACCTGGCAATGTATTGGGCCGAAGCCCTTGCAAATCAGGATGAAGACGGCGCACTAAAAGAACGTTTCACCCCGGTAGCCGAAGCCTTGAAACAAAACGAAGATAAAATCGTTTCCGAATTGAACGCAGCTCAGGGGAAACCAGTGAATATCGATGGATACTATTGGCCGGATGCGAATCTGGTAAATCGTGAGATGAGAGCAAGTGCCACTTTCAACTATATTTTAGAGAGTATAGAATAA
- the rplS gene encoding 50S ribosomal protein L19, whose translation MESLVKFVQDEFVTKKEFPKFSAGDSITVYYEIREGDKKRTQFFKGTVIQIKGTGTSQTFTIRKMSGTVGVERIFPMNLPALQKIEVNKVGSVRRKRIYYFRGLTGKKARIREKRS comes from the coding sequence ATGGAAAGCTTAGTAAAATTTGTTCAGGACGAATTTGTAACTAAAAAAGAATTCCCCAAGTTTAGTGCGGGTGATAGTATTACTGTGTATTATGAGATCCGTGAAGGTGACAAGAAAAGAACTCAGTTCTTTAAAGGAACTGTGATCCAGATAAAAGGAACAGGTACATCGCAAACATTCACCATCCGTAAAATGTCCGGAACAGTTGGAGTGGAAAGAATTTTCCCAATGAATCTTCCGGCTTTACAGAAGATCGAAGTAAATAAAGTAGGTAGTGTTCGTAGAAAACGTATCTATTACTTCAGAGGACTTACCGGTAAGAAGGCAAGAATTCGAGAAAAAAGAAGCTAA
- the trmD gene encoding tRNA (guanosine(37)-N1)-methyltransferase TrmD, with protein MRIDIITVLPELLQSPFEASILKRAIDKGLVSVYTHNLRDFATNTYKQVDDYQFGGGAGMVLMIEPIDKCISKLKKERDYDEVIYLTPDGETFNQGIANELSLKGNIILLCGHYKGVDQRVRDHFITREISVGDFVLSGGELAAAVVSDAVIRLLPGVLGNETSALTDSFQDDILAPPIYTRPADYKGWKVPEILTSGHTAKIESWREEQALKNTKEKRPDLLDDEDLR; from the coding sequence ATGCGGATTGATATCATTACTGTACTACCCGAATTATTACAAAGCCCTTTTGAGGCATCCATTTTGAAACGAGCCATAGACAAAGGGCTCGTTTCTGTATACACTCACAATCTTAGGGATTTTGCCACCAATACATACAAGCAGGTGGACGATTACCAGTTTGGAGGGGGAGCCGGGATGGTGCTGATGATAGAGCCTATAGACAAATGCATAAGCAAACTAAAGAAGGAACGAGATTATGACGAGGTGATCTATCTTACTCCTGATGGGGAGACCTTTAACCAGGGAATCGCCAACGAACTGTCTTTAAAAGGAAACATCATTCTGTTATGTGGCCATTACAAAGGAGTAGACCAAAGAGTTCGGGATCATTTCATTACGCGCGAGATCTCTGTGGGGGATTTTGTTTTGAGTGGAGGGGAGTTAGCGGCAGCTGTTGTTAGCGATGCTGTGATCCGGTTGCTTCCCGGAGTTCTGGGGAATGAGACCAGCGCTCTTACAGATTCCTTTCAGGATGATATACTAGCACCGCCAATATATACACGCCCGGCCGATTACAAAGGATGGAAAGTTCCGGAGATACTTACCAGTGGACATACCGCAAAAATCGAATCATGGAGGGAAGAGCAGGCCTTGAAGAATACTAAAGAAAAGCGTCCCGATCTCCTGGACGACGAGGACCTGCGTTAG
- a CDS encoding tetratricopeptide repeat protein gives MDHLTKLEELLDQANLDIKDGRYDEATNKLEKILDMDPNFGKAYNHLGYLYEVKFKEYEKGETLYKLCLEKSPMYPAVYYNYSILLSTLGKWDELKELLDKAINIPGITKSTIWNEYGIMFEQQGKLDEAIEHYRKAALGTLDKSVLERAKGSIDRCKMKKELM, from the coding sequence ATGGATCACTTAACCAAACTAGAGGAATTGCTCGATCAGGCCAACCTTGATATTAAGGATGGACGCTACGATGAAGCCACCAATAAACTGGAAAAAATCCTGGATATGGATCCTAATTTCGGGAAGGCATATAATCACCTGGGTTATTTATACGAAGTGAAATTCAAGGAATACGAAAAAGGCGAAACGCTCTATAAGCTTTGCCTGGAAAAAAGTCCGATGTATCCTGCGGTGTATTATAACTACTCAATTTTATTGTCCACTTTGGGCAAATGGGATGAACTAAAAGAGTTACTTGACAAGGCTATCAATATCCCCGGGATCACCAAATCCACGATCTGGAACGAGTACGGGATCATGTTTGAGCAACAGGGAAAACTGGATGAGGCGATAGAGCATTACCGAAAGGCAGCTTTAGGCACTCTGGACAAATCTGTGTTGGAGAGAGCAAAAGGATCTATAGACCGATGCAAGATGAAAAAAGAATTGATGTAA
- a CDS encoding GNAT family N-acetyltransferase, translated as MKIRTAKTEDLELLSPLFDSYRVFYKRESDLKAAREFLAQRFAKEDSVVFLALSEDGDGLGFTQLYPLFSSVSMQPVYVLNDLFVHESARGQGVGGALMKHAMEFARAKNCRGLTLETGIENPARHLYERLGFKKDTEVFHYTWEI; from the coding sequence ATGAAAATAAGAACCGCCAAGACAGAGGATCTTGAGTTACTAAGTCCGTTGTTCGATAGTTACCGGGTATTCTATAAAAGAGAAAGTGATCTAAAGGCTGCTCGCGAATTTCTTGCACAACGCTTTGCAAAGGAAGATTCGGTGGTCTTTCTCGCGCTTTCTGAAGACGGTGACGGTTTGGGGTTTACTCAACTTTACCCGTTGTTTTCTTCGGTTAGCATGCAGCCTGTTTACGTATTGAACGACCTGTTTGTTCATGAGTCGGCGCGTGGACAAGGCGTTGGTGGTGCTCTGATGAAGCATGCCATGGAATTTGCCAGAGCAAAAAACTGCAGAGGATTAACTCTGGAAACGGGAATCGAAAATCCTGCCAGGCACTTGTACGAACGTTTAGGATTTAAAAAGGATACCGAGGTATTTCATTATACCTGGGAGATATAA
- a CDS encoding Gfo/Idh/MocA family oxidoreductase codes for MKRRSFLKKSAAAGAAFTIVPSFVLGGTHVPPSDTLYVAGIGVGGRGGGVVNELFKSGKVKFVALCDVDMKRAGTTFANHPDVKRYKDFRKVYDNHLKDMDAVMVATPDHTHASIALPFMKEKKHAYVEKPLTHNIYEARLMATTAKEMGITTQMGNQGASGDGIRTAQEWIDAGVIGKVHRVDCWTNRPVWPQGFKKITTGEPVPETLSWDLWLGPASMRPYNSAYLPFKWRGWWDFGTGAMGDMGCHIMETPFKTLGLRFPYEAEASCTTIWSGDFVEADYSEACPPSSIVRLKFDTKVHGDVSLNWYDGGIMPDLPAELGDGEEPGGQGGGSIFHGSDGIMITDTYSRNPRLLPSTRMLDFTPPDPSIKRVETDHAGEWVNACINGGETSSPFSYGGPLTEAVLMGNLAIKAFQYKTLKEGKKHGDWDPYNYPGRRTILWDGEAMKVTNYDHANNWVKREYREGWQL; via the coding sequence ATGAAACGGAGATCTTTCCTTAAAAAATCGGCGGCAGCCGGTGCTGCTTTTACTATCGTGCCTAGTTTTGTTCTGGGCGGAACTCACGTACCACCCAGTGACACCCTTTACGTAGCGGGAATTGGTGTAGGCGGACGAGGGGGAGGAGTGGTTAACGAGCTGTTTAAGAGCGGGAAAGTTAAATTCGTGGCTTTGTGCGATGTGGATATGAAGCGAGCAGGCACCACCTTTGCCAATCATCCCGATGTTAAGAGGTATAAAGATTTCAGAAAGGTGTACGACAATCACCTGAAAGACATGGACGCGGTGATGGTAGCAACTCCAGATCACACCCATGCGTCGATTGCCTTACCTTTTATGAAAGAAAAGAAACATGCCTATGTTGAAAAACCTCTTACGCACAATATTTATGAAGCAAGGCTTATGGCAACTACAGCCAAGGAGATGGGGATTACTACACAAATGGGAAATCAGGGTGCATCTGGAGATGGTATCCGTACGGCACAGGAATGGATAGATGCCGGTGTTATTGGAAAAGTTCACAGGGTAGACTGCTGGACCAACAGGCCGGTATGGCCGCAAGGCTTCAAAAAAATAACCACAGGCGAGCCTGTTCCCGAAACGCTAAGCTGGGATCTATGGCTCGGCCCTGCTTCAATGAGGCCATATAATTCTGCCTATCTGCCTTTCAAATGGAGAGGCTGGTGGGACTTTGGAACCGGGGCCATGGGTGATATGGGTTGTCATATAATGGAAACACCGTTTAAAACATTAGGGCTAAGATTCCCATACGAGGCTGAAGCAAGTTGTACAACTATTTGGTCTGGCGATTTTGTAGAAGCCGATTATTCTGAAGCTTGTCCACCCTCATCTATAGTGCGATTGAAGTTCGATACAAAAGTTCATGGCGATGTATCTCTTAACTGGTACGATGGAGGTATCATGCCGGACCTGCCGGCAGAACTTGGCGATGGAGAAGAGCCTGGAGGCCAGGGCGGGGGAAGTATTTTTCACGGTAGCGATGGCATAATGATCACCGATACCTATTCTCGCAACCCAAGATTACTACCATCTACTCGAATGCTGGATTTCACTCCACCCGATCCAAGTATAAAACGCGTGGAGACAGACCATGCAGGAGAATGGGTAAATGCCTGTATAAATGGTGGCGAAACTTCATCTCCCTTCAGTTATGGTGGTCCGTTAACCGAGGCAGTACTTATGGGAAATCTCGCTATTAAAGCCTTCCAGTATAAAACCCTGAAAGAAGGCAAGAAACACGGAGATTGGGATCCCTACAATTATCCGGGACGCCGCACTATTTTATGGGATGGTGAGGCAATGAAAGTAACAAATTACGATCATGCCAACAACTGGGTTAAACGTGAATACCGTGAAGGCTGGCAGTTATAA
- a CDS encoding glyceraldehyde-3-phosphate dehydrogenase, whose amino-acid sequence MSFDEVYEKELSFQTDRRKATVEFIKIVSDLWYDRSIELVLFRNQLIDRNVSEILNLHEYAGEFVQKPISIFDSVEIAQAIRTLNLPPAKLDIGKLTYEYHLEDNQYEDAMAFVSNKLKDAKESENLVPKDVILYGFGRIGRLLARELMTRTGQGNQMRLRAIVTRGTVDQTVLEKRASLLQHDSVHGDFPGTVRADVENEALIINGTTVHMITANAPEDIDYTPYGIEDALVIDNTGAFRDKEALSRHMQSKGVSKVLLTAPGKGIPNIVHGVNHREYNPAEVDIFSAASCTTNAITPVLKAIEDSFGVVQGHLETIHAYTNDQNLVDNMHKKYRRGRAAALNMVITETGAGSAVSKALPSFEGKLTSNAIRVPVPNGSLAILKLELENKTSKDGLNTIMKKYALEGDLVEQIKYSLNNELVSSDIVGSSAPSIFDSNATIVANDGKNVVLYVWYDNEYGYSHQVIRLAKYISKVRRYTYY is encoded by the coding sequence ATGAGTTTTGACGAAGTCTATGAAAAAGAACTGTCTTTTCAAACCGATCGCCGCAAGGCAACTGTCGAATTTATCAAGATCGTAAGTGATCTGTGGTACGACCGCTCCATAGAGTTGGTTCTCTTCAGAAATCAGCTTATTGACCGCAACGTTAGCGAGATCCTGAACCTGCATGAATACGCTGGAGAATTTGTGCAAAAGCCAATTTCAATATTCGATTCGGTAGAGATCGCTCAGGCCATCCGCACACTTAACCTCCCTCCTGCGAAACTCGATATTGGAAAACTCACCTACGAATACCACCTGGAAGATAACCAATACGAAGACGCCATGGCGTTTGTAAGCAATAAACTGAAGGACGCTAAGGAATCGGAAAATTTAGTTCCCAAGGATGTGATTCTATACGGGTTTGGCCGGATTGGTCGTCTCCTCGCAAGGGAATTGATGACCCGTACCGGGCAGGGAAACCAAATGCGATTGCGCGCCATTGTTACCAGAGGAACTGTAGACCAAACTGTTCTTGAGAAAAGAGCTTCATTGTTACAGCACGATTCTGTTCACGGTGATTTTCCGGGTACAGTTAGAGCGGATGTTGAAAACGAGGCGCTCATAATTAACGGTACCACGGTACATATGATCACCGCCAATGCCCCGGAGGATATAGACTATACCCCTTATGGGATAGAAGATGCTCTGGTTATAGATAATACGGGGGCTTTCAGAGATAAAGAAGCGTTGAGCCGCCATATGCAATCGAAAGGGGTCTCTAAGGTGTTATTAACAGCGCCGGGAAAAGGAATTCCTAATATCGTTCATGGAGTGAACCACCGCGAATACAATCCTGCAGAAGTGGATATATTTTCAGCTGCCTCATGTACTACCAATGCCATCACTCCGGTTTTAAAAGCGATCGAGGATTCTTTTGGGGTGGTACAGGGACATCTTGAAACCATCCATGCATATACCAACGACCAGAACCTGGTGGATAATATGCACAAAAAATACAGACGTGGTCGAGCAGCGGCTTTGAACATGGTGATCACAGAAACTGGTGCTGGAAGTGCAGTTTCGAAGGCACTACCATCCTTTGAAGGAAAACTCACCTCTAATGCCATCAGGGTTCCGGTGCCAAATGGATCTCTTGCTATCCTGAAACTGGAACTTGAGAACAAAACTTCCAAAGACGGTCTTAACACCATCATGAAGAAATACGCCCTGGAAGGCGACCTGGTAGAGCAGATAAAATACTCCCTGAATAACGAACTTGTTTCCTCGGATATCGTAGGTTCTTCAGCGCCGTCTATTTTCGACAGCAATGCAACCATAGTGGCGAATGACGGAAAGAATGTTGTGCTATACGTTTGGTACGATAACGAGTATGGCTATAGTCATCAGGTAATTAGGCTTGCCAAGTACATCTCGAAGGTTAGAAGGTACACCTATTATTAG